The stretch of DNA GCTGTTGGCGCCGCTGTTTTTCAGCACCTACGGCTTTGCCACGTGGGTCACCAGCCAGCGCAGCGACGTGGGCACGATGGTGTTCGGCTGGGAAACCCATATCCCGTTCTGGGCCTGGACCATCGTGCCCTACTGGTCGATCGACCTGCTCTACGGTTTCTCCCTGCTACTGCCAAGCACCCGCCATGAACTGAAACAACATGCCTTGCGCCTGCTGACGGCCCAAGTGATTGCCGTCACCTGCTTCCTGATCTGGCCCTTGCGCTTCACCTTTGAAAGGCCGGCGCTGGACGGCGTGTTTGGCTGGCTGTTTGCGGTACTCGCCGGGTTCGACAAGCCGTTCAACCAGGCGCCGTCGTTGCACATCGCGCTGCTGGTGGTGCTGTGGATAATGTATCAGCGGCATAGCCAGGGCCTGTGGCGCTGGCTGGTGCATGGCTGGTTCGCGTTGATCGGCCTTTCGGTGCTGACCACTTATCAACATCACTTTATTGACTTACCCACAGGCGCCCTCGCCGGCTGGATGTGCGTGTGGCTGTGGCCGCTGGAACATCCGAGCCCGCTGCTGAATGCCCAGCTGACCAGGGACCGCCAGCGTTGGCGCCTGGGGCTGCGCTATGGCTTCGGGTCGCTGGTGTGTTTGATCCTGGCGTTTTCCCTTGGCGGCGGCTGGTTGTGGCTGCTTTGGCCGGCGGTATCCCTCGGCTTGATGAAGGCGAATTACCTGGTACTGGGCGTTTCGGGATTTCAGAAACGCGCCGACGGACGACTCACTCCGGCGGCGCGCTGGTTGTTGGCGCCTTATCTGGTGGCTGCCTGGATCAATTCCCGCCTGTGGACACGTAGACATCCACAGCCCGATCAGGTTGTGGATAACGTTTGGCTGGGGCGAATTCCCACCAGCGGTGAGCTGGGATCATTCAAGGCGGTGGTCGATCTGTGCGCCGAATTGCCGATTAATCCACAGGGTCGCGCCTACTACAGCCTGCCAGTGCTCGATCTCACGGCGCCCACTGCAGCGCAATGCGTGGAAGCCGCCCAAGCGATAGAGCGGCTACGCTCAACCGGACCCTTGCTGGTGTGCTGCGCCCTCGGTTACTCACGCAGCGCCACCGCCGTGGCTGCATGGCTGCTGCATACCGGGCGCGCAGGCAATGTCGACGAGGCGGTGGCTATTATTCGTACAGCACGCCCACGTGTGGTCCTGCATTCCGCGCACCGTGAAGCCCTGGAGGGTTTAGCCCATGCCCGCTGATATGGAATTACAGGTCGTCGCCAGCCTGCTGCGGCGGGGCCGTTCCCTGGATCAGTTATCCACAGGCCTGACCTTGCTCGGCGTACTGTTCGGCCTCGCTCAACTGCTGATGGCCAGCATCACGCCGGTCTGCCTGATCCTCAGCCTGTGGATGATTGTGCTCGGGCTGCTGGAAAAATATTGGGCGCTGCGGGTGGCCTTCGACGCCGACCTGTTCGCCCTGCTCGCCCGCGACACCGACCGCACGCCCGACTTCGACCAGGCCATGCAAACCCTTGGCCTGCAATCCGCCAAACGCGCAGGCCGCCCCTGGACCGAGCGCCGTCGCGGCGCCCTGAAACTGTTGCGCAAGCAAGCCTACCTGCTGGCGGCGCAAGTGCTGCTGACCGTGGCCGTCATCCTGGCCAGCCCCTGGCTGCCCTTCGCCGGATAAGGAATCCTCATGTTCGAACCTGTGGTCGCCACCCTGATTACCTCCATGGCCCGCACCGTCACCGGCGCCCGCAGCCTGTGGCTTGGCTGCGCGCCGGTGCCGGTGCAACGCATCTACTACGCCAACCACAGCAGCCACGGCGATTTCGTGCTGCTGTGGGCCTCGTTGCCGCAGAACCTGCGTAAATTCACCCGCCCGGTGGCCGGCAGCGACTACTGGAACACCAGCGCCCTGCGCCGCTACATCATCAACCGGGTGTTCAACGGCGTGCTGATCGACCGCGAGCGCAAGGACCCTGTGGATAACCCTCTGGCGCCGATGCTTCAGGCCCTGGAAAACGGCGACTCGCTGATCATCTTTCCCGAGGGCACGCGCAACCTGGAAGACGGCCTGTTGCCGTTCAAAAGCGGGCTGTATCACCTGGCCAAGAGTTATCCACAAGCCGAATTGATCCCGGTGTGGATCGCCAACCTCAACCGGGTCATGCCCAAGGGCCGTGTGCTGCCGCTGCCCTTGCTGTGCACCACCAGCTTCGGCGCACCGCTGCAACTGGAGGACGGCGAAGACAAGGCGCTGTTCCTCGCCCGCACCCGCGACGCCTTGCTCGCCCTTGCCCCGGAGCATTCCTGAGATGGATAGCCA from Pseudomonas sp. NC02 encodes:
- a CDS encoding phosphatase PAP2/dual specificity phosphatase family protein, which encodes MREPGLLKPAVLWLLLLAPLFFSTYGFATWVTSQRSDVGTMVFGWETHIPFWAWTIVPYWSIDLLYGFSLLLPSTRHELKQHALRLLTAQVIAVTCFLIWPLRFTFERPALDGVFGWLFAVLAGFDKPFNQAPSLHIALLVVLWIMYQRHSQGLWRWLVHGWFALIGLSVLTTYQHHFIDLPTGALAGWMCVWLWPLEHPSPLLNAQLTRDRQRWRLGLRYGFGSLVCLILAFSLGGGWLWLLWPAVSLGLMKANYLVLGVSGFQKRADGRLTPAARWLLAPYLVAAWINSRLWTRRHPQPDQVVDNVWLGRIPTSGELGSFKAVVDLCAELPINPQGRAYYSLPVLDLTAPTAAQCVEAAQAIERLRSTGPLLVCCALGYSRSATAVAAWLLHTGRAGNVDEAVAIIRTARPRVVLHSAHREALEGLAHAR
- a CDS encoding 1-acyl-sn-glycerol-3-phosphate acyltransferase, with product MFEPVVATLITSMARTVTGARSLWLGCAPVPVQRIYYANHSSHGDFVLLWASLPQNLRKFTRPVAGSDYWNTSALRRYIINRVFNGVLIDRERKDPVDNPLAPMLQALENGDSLIIFPEGTRNLEDGLLPFKSGLYHLAKSYPQAELIPVWIANLNRVMPKGRVLPLPLLCTTSFGAPLQLEDGEDKALFLARTRDALLALAPEHS